A stretch of DNA from Candidatus Nomurabacteria bacterium:
CTAGAAAATGATAACCGTGGTATTAACGTAAAGCGTGGCATTCGGGCAAAGTGTGAAATGGGATGGCGACCAGGAACGGCTCCGATTGGATATATAAATCGCTCATTTAGCGGAGTTAAAGATATAATTGTTGATCCTGATCGTGGGCACATAATAACTGAGCTATTTGAGAAAGCCGTAAAAGGTTGGAGTGGCCGGCAGATCAAACGATGGCTAGATGAAATAAAGTTTACTAATAAATCGGGCAAAGCAGTGACGCTCAGCCAGGTATATGTGATTCTCAATAACCAATTTTATTATGGCGAGTTTGAATATCCAGAAGGGAGTGGCAAGGTTTATCAAGGTGCTCACGAGCCACTAGTTAGTAAAGCGCTTTTTGAACAGATTCAAGATACAAGGCTTATTCCACTAAAGGCTGCCTGGGGCACAAAGAACTTCGCCTTCAAAGAGATATTTAAATGCGGATCGTGCGGTGCAAGTATAACCGCAGAAGAAAAGTTTAAACACCTGCTGGACGGTAGCATTAATCGCCACGTATATTACAGGTGCACTCGAAAGGTTGATCCTGAATGTTCTGAAAAGTTCATGAACGAGAGAGACCTAAAGGATCAGCTACTCGGCTTTATAGCCCAAAATACCGAAGATATAGAGATCACTGATGAGTTGGCCAGAAAAGCGCTCGCTCATACAGAAGTAGTAGAGGCGGCATTGCAGATTAGAGGCATGGATTACGGTCAGCTCGATCCAATGACTGAGTACTCAACGTACGTGCTAATGAAGGGCTCGTACAAGGAACAGGGTGCATTAGTAAAGGGTATAAAAAGTAGATTTGTTATACGAGACAGAACCCTCCAGACGCTTTAGTGCCGTAGATCTAGCGGTTGTCCGTATGGATTAATGCCTGCATGTACGGTTGCAGCAATAATATCGTTATAATAAGCAATATCCTGCCTTGGTGTCTGGGCTACAAATAATTTAGCGTTTTCGGGGTTAGGTGGCCTATCGAAGTGGTCATTAATGCTCCGTGCATTCTGAGATGCTTCAAACCAGTATGTCTGCATATACCAGACCTGCTGTACAATCTCCGTGAACTCTTCTTCAGTAGCACCGTACGCATTTAGGAAGTAAGCGATACTTGGATTGTATGGCATCTTCAAGAACTCGTAATGGCCCCGATGAAACATCCCATTCACAGAGTGTAGTGGATGGGACAACTCAATCTCTAGTTGTTGCCGTCGTTCATCACCACCAAACTCACTTAGTGGCTTACGTGGTATATCGAACTCTCGACGTGAGCCAGTATGATACCAGGCAAATACTCCTGCGGCGTTGAGTAGAGCCCTATATCGATGCTCCTCGGGTACAGGCAGATCAGTGGTTTCTACTCCTCCTGCGTAAGCGCTGGTAATAAGTAGGACTAGATCTGCGTCAGCTCGTGACAAAAGATAGTCGCTACTGCTTCTCCAGGGCATAGATTTTTCTTTTTCTGCTTCCGACTCATCTATATAACCTCTCAAGAACTCTAGAATCGTATCATTTCCAATAAATGCGAATGACCCCAAAGGCTGTTCTCTCAAAATCGCATCTAGCGCTATCCTGCCAAGTTCACCAGCTTGAGCTGTATCCGAGACTTCACGCGCTTTATGAGACTCCTCTAATACTCGCGTCTGAACAGGCACAATATCTACAAAGTGGGAATCAGAATACATGTATTCCGGGTACTTCTCCCAAAGATCTGAATAGTAATCAACACCTATCCGTGTGCCTATAACAGGAACGCCAGGAAGTTGAGGCGCACGGATAAGGGGCTCCCCAGTTTCTTCTACAATCGGTGGTATGCCTGCGGTCCAGTACTCTCTGTATTGTACTTTTTCACGCTGACCCTCAATCTCTCTGTATCTTGTCGGACCCTGAGTCCGCATACCAAGATCATAGAGTGCAAGAATAGGTAAGTCTTGGAATCGCTCTAGATGCTCAGGCCTTTCTGCAAAGTGGATTTCGCGCATATATACGTCATTCTGAGCTATTTAACATTGGTTTGACAAGCTTAAGCCTTATATTCAAACGTTTTTAATACACTGGTCATGGAACGCGGTCGCGGTCTGAGGTGTCCATTCGCTATAAGAGTTTACGGTCGAGTTAGAACCAAGTTTATCAGAGTTTGGAGAGATAAAAACTGTACGTGAATACGGTTCGAACCTAATGTAAAGATAGGCAAAAGGATTCGAACTTAATTAACAGATCAGAGGTAAAACAAAACCCGATCATGGAACCGGGTCTACCTCTGTTACGAATTTTTGGCTGAGCATAGTGGTCTGAAACCTGTTACAGGGGTAAATGAGACAAATGAGACACGAAACGGCTATATTTAGAGTGTCTCATAATTAAGGCAGTAGCTAGGTGGTATTTTGAGAAATATCGTCTCGAATTAAATTTACCAGGATACATAATTGCTTTAGTTTCAACTTTCTAGTTGACCAATCACTTGATAGTGGACACTAGAGTCGAGTTAATGTATATCGGGGTTGTTTTCTTGATCTTCTAACAAAAATCCCCATTCACTATACCAACTCTTGAGCTGGTTAATATTGTCTATTTGGGTCTCTCTGGTGGAATCTGCAAATGCCTTAACTTCTTTCTTGTCAGCCTGTTCGGATGCGAAACTAGCCATTGTTATAGCGTCTTGGCTACTACCCATCATTAGGGTGATAAACTCCTTGTCGAACTCCTTGCCTTGCTTTGAACGTAGTACTTTCATGTTTTCTGCAAAGGTTTTGACTTGATCAGAACCGTCACTATTAGTTTCTACTAGCTCAGCCTTATCCGTAGCAGCACTGTTAGATTTATCGACTACTCTTGTCCCAACAACACCTACTCCAATACCTAGAACTAAACTCACAATTACTAGAACTATTAATTTAAATTTCAAAATAATCTCCTTATTGGCTGGAATTCATAGCTTAGTGAATATTAACGAGCATATTTTACCGCATTCTGATTATCATTTAACCATAGTGCTCCTGGATTCAGCATGTCGACATCGTACTTATCGCCTGTAGACTTTAAATTGTACGGATCGAGAAGAGATTTCCCATTGACGTCATAATGAAATACCTCGAAGTGTAGATGGGGCTCATCCCAAGATGGATATGTTCTTGGATCTGGTCGGGAATCAGGTGTTTCATCGTAACCCCAAGATAGTCCAGAGTCACCTACATAACCTAGAAGGTCTCCTTTTTGGATAGTAGTCCCTTTAGATAACTGTTGTTTATCGCGAAGCTGAGTTAGTGGGGTATTCCACTTCTTACCATCTTTTTCAGGTGTAATGTATGTGATATTTCCGGCAGTATTTTCGAAATGACTGTACAGTGTAAACGTATCAGTCTCTGGATCCCAGAGTTGCACAAATCTTCCGTAGCCCAGACCCACAATTTTACCTTTCCATTCACCGCTTGTTTCGTATTGGTACGAAGAGAAGGCAATACCGTCTGTTGCCGCATAGACTGGTGTGCCGCGATTTGCTGCAATATCAACTGCACCATGGAGTTGCTTCCCATGTATTTTTTGTTCGTCGTCTGAGTATATCCATCCCTCTGTGACTTCTATCTGTGCCCCTTGAGCGAATGGAAGACTCAGCATAGGTTTGTGAGCAGATAGAGCATCGTGCTGTCTCTGGTATATTAACAGACCAGTTACTGTAGATATACTCAGAATAAAGGCTATTAGCCAAAATTTGGTTTTCCTTATCCTTTTACGCAAAATTTAACTTGCTCTCGGTTCCGGGCTTTTACCAATATTATTGGTGTAGTACGTGATAATTTGTTGTTCATCGTACTTATCAAGCTCTTGTGTTCTCCTCCACGAGGCAAGGAGAATGGGCGACTCTTGTCCACTTCTTGGCATTAGTATGACTTTAGTGGGCAAAAAGTTCTTATTACTAAAGGGCTTAGATAACAGTGCAGTCAGTTTTTCTACAGTTGCCTTATCGGCATCAGGCCTGTAGCTCACTACAACGCCACCATGCTCCATATTATGCACTATGGCCTCATCGGGTAGCTCGGTAGGAGAAACGCCCCAAGCAGCTGGCTGAACGCTATGGGTACCTGATGTAGGTACTGTATTTTTGTAAGATACAATTTTACCAGTAGAGACATGCTCACGCCCTTCGTCACTCTGTGCTGTACCTGGTCGTGGCTCGGTGCTGCCTTGAGATGACGTAAAGACATAGAGGGCAACAAAACCACCCAGCACCATCACTAAAATAATTATAAATCTAAGATTTTTCATGTATTCCTCTAATTAATTGCTATGTTAAAAGTAGATGTAGGTGTAGCCACTACTAGAAATTATTCGTTCGGTGTAACGGCCATCAACGTTAAAGTTATACTCACTTACTCGCATTCTGCCACCGCTTAACACTTCTTCCACCCACATGGAATGTCCATACGGACCTGCATACGATATAGCAACCGACTGTGCACGAGGTACTGAGCCTGTAGAGATTCCGAAACTCTGAGCTGTTGAAGGCCACTCCTTGGCATTACCTCGTCCACCAAAGTAAGGCATTCTTTTACCAGATTGATATACTTTCCATGCCGTATAGCTTACACACTCTCTGTTATATAGCCCCCAGCTATCGACTAGTGAGTCCTGTGCTGCGTATGCCCATTTATCTGGGTACCCACCGCCACTTTGACCAGATGAAATAGTTTGTCCACCGCCACCACCGCCTGAAGACCTCTGATTAGCAGCTAACTGTTGCGCTCGTAAACTGGCTATTTTGCTAGTTTTACTATTAACTGCTGCATCAAATGCAGATTTCTGTTGATTGGTTTGTGCCAGCTTAACATTAGCTTCACCTTGCTTTTGTGACAACGCCCCACTTAGAGACTTTTGTTCAGTTAAAATTCTAACCACTTCTTTCTCTTGTTCGCCTAGCTGTTTCTTTAGCCGCTCAATATCGTCCACTGTGTCAGAGATATTTTCTTTGATACGATCACGATATTCTTGTTTATCGACGAAATCACCAAGATTTTTACTTGAGGCTATCATCTCAAGTGGAGAAATATCGCCTTCGATATACATTGATCGAATATTAGCCGACAACAGATCTTTTTGCTCAACTAGCTTTAGCTGAGCAACATCAATCTCTTCGTTTAACTTGGCTTTTTTGCTAGTATTGCTGTCGATTTGTACCTGTATAGAAGCAATCTGGTTCTGTAGATCCGAAATTGTGTCTTGAATGCCGTCTGCCTGAGTGCCAAGTTGGTTTGAATTTGTTTCGTCGTTTGATCTTTGAGATTCAAGAGCTTTGATTTTAGCATCTATTGACTGCGCTCTGGCTAGTAGAGGTGTCGAAACGTTACTTACAATCAAAATGATTGCTGCACACTTAAAAGTCGAGGCTTTGAGACGCTGTACTGATGACACGTTCGTATTTTTCATGACTCTCCTTTGTTGTTTTGTTTTAATTTTTTGGGGTGTGAGGATTGTTTGAATTTTCTTCAAGAGAGTAGTTCCAAGCTGCTGCCCAATCAGTCATATCTATAATCTCTTTGGTTTGTGCAGTAATAATTCTGTTGGCAAAGTCTTTTATCTCTACATGCTTAGCATTAGTCAGTGCAAGCTGTGCCATCTCAAGTGCACCACTGTGATGGATACTCATATCAGTTATAAACTGCTTATCTAGATCGTCGCCCTTCTTACCTTTGAGTGGAGCACTCATGGCATCTAGTGCTTGCTGAGACGGCTCTGTGAAGGTGTAGCCCCATTGTTTTGCCCATTGTCTCATCTGGTCGATCTCTTTTTGTTGATCGGCTTTAATCGCAACCCCTAGTCTGCGTAACTCTTGGTGCTTAGCATCTGAAACGACATAGCCAGCCATGTCGACTGCCCCGGCGTGATGTTCTGTCATAAGACTTAAGAACTTCTCATCAAAAGCATCGCCCTTTAACATTTCAAGCTCGGCATTCATACTGTTCATACTGTGATCCATACCAGCCATTGCATTGGTATCGTTGACGGGTGACTGTGAGGCTACGGACTGTTTATCTGTGTTTCTACTTTGGTAGTAAACGTATAATCCACAAATTGTCATCGTTACAGCTACCGCAGCTAAAATTAAACCGATTGTTTTACTTTTCTTCATACTACTAAACCTACTACTTTTAAGTTAATAAAATGCGAGTAGAAGACTGTTTAAATTCGATATAACGAGTACTGTTTATATATAGGTACTTTAGTGATGCGTCTTGCTTGTTTAAGTAAATCGGGCAATAAATACACAGAGTAAACTACTCCTATTAGCCCTACGATTACCAAAAACGGCGCGATTGGGTCCTTATCATCATTCTCGGTCTGATTAATGATTTGCTTTTCACTACTTAGAACAGGACACTGCTGTGAACAATCAATAACCGACGTGGCTGCGTGTGAGGGCATACTTGGTTGATGTGCTGAGTGAGTAGTCGAAACTAGTAATGGATTCACAAAGTGAAGCAAGCCAGTCAGTACGAGCGTAGTTGCTAATATTGCTTTTACATATTTTGTAATACTATTAATTTTTTGCATAAGCTTTTATATTATATATCAAATAATCGGAGTATCAAATTTGTTTACTCAGTTACAACGATAGTACCTGTGTGTCCTTGTTGATTGTGATTATGGAAACCCCAACCGCCTACCTTGTCAAATGTGAATTCAGTTTCATCCCCAGGAGCGGGTAAGGTGCCCAAAATCTGTCCCGTGTCGAACTCTGGATAATCGGTGTGAGCGGGGTGAGGGTTAGAGGCGACCCAATTTGGGACTTCGCTTGTCGTAGTAAATTTTACTGTCTGTCCTTTTTTGACCTGGAGCATCCTGGGCTGATAGCCATCCTC
This window harbors:
- a CDS encoding recombinase family protein, with amino-acid sequence MLDDNTQQLKYCLYARKSSESDERQAMSIDSQIKEMKALAQREGLLITDTKYESKSAKESGQRDTYNELLSGLKNGEFNAILTWAPDRLSRNAGDLGSIVDLMDQKKLLQIRTFSQTFGNNPNEKFLLMILCSQAKLENDNRGINVKRGIRAKCEMGWRPGTAPIGYINRSFSGVKDIIVDPDRGHIITELFEKAVKGWSGRQIKRWLDEIKFTNKSGKAVTLSQVYVILNNQFYYGEFEYPEGSGKVYQGAHEPLVSKALFEQIQDTRLIPLKAAWGTKNFAFKEIFKCGSCGASITAEEKFKHLLDGSINRHVYYRCTRKVDPECSEKFMNERDLKDQLLGFIAQNTEDIEITDELARKALAHTEVVEAALQIRGMDYGQLDPMTEYSTYVLMKGSYKEQGALVKGIKSRFVIRDRTLQTL
- a CDS encoding CHAP domain-containing protein; the protein is MKKIQTILTPQKIKTKQQRRVMKNTNVSSVQRLKASTFKCAAIILIVSNVSTPLLARAQSIDAKIKALESQRSNDETNSNQLGTQADGIQDTISDLQNQIASIQVQIDSNTSKKAKLNEEIDVAQLKLVEQKDLLSANIRSMYIEGDISPLEMIASSKNLGDFVDKQEYRDRIKENISDTVDDIERLKKQLGEQEKEVVRILTEQKSLSGALSQKQGEANVKLAQTNQQKSAFDAAVNSKTSKIASLRAQQLAANQRSSGGGGGGQTISSGQSGGGYPDKWAYAAQDSLVDSWGLYNRECVSYTAWKVYQSGKRMPYFGGRGNAKEWPSTAQSFGISTGSVPRAQSVAISYAGPYGHSMWVEEVLSGGRMRVSEYNFNVDGRYTERIISSSGYTYIYF
- a CDS encoding DUF3105 domain-containing protein; translated protein: MKNLRFIIILVMVLGGFVALYVFTSSQGSTEPRPGTAQSDEGREHVSTGKIVSYKNTVPTSGTHSVQPAAWGVSPTELPDEAIVHNMEHGGVVVSYRPDADKATVEKLTALLSKPFSNKNFLPTKVILMPRSGQESPILLASWRRTQELDKYDEQQIITYYTNNIGKSPEPRAS
- a CDS encoding M23 family metallopeptidase, which gives rise to MLSLPFAQGAQIEVTEGWIYSDDEQKIHGKQLHGAVDIAANRGTPVYAATDGIAFSSYQYETSGEWKGKIVGLGYGRFVQLWDPETDTFTLYSHFENTAGNITYITPEKDGKKWNTPLTQLRDKQQLSKGTTIQKGDLLGYVGDSGLSWGYDETPDSRPDPRTYPSWDEPHLHFEVFHYDVNGKSLLDPYNLKSTGDKYDVDMLNPGALWLNDNQNAVKYAR
- a CDS encoding DUF305 domain-containing protein: MKFKLIVLVIVSLVLGIGVGVVGTRVVDKSNSAATDKAELVETNSDGSDQVKTFAENMKVLRSKQGKEFDKEFITLMMGSSQDAITMASFASEQADKKEVKAFADSTRETQIDNINQLKSWYSEWGFLLEDQENNPDIH
- a CDS encoding DUF305 domain-containing protein produces the protein MKKSKTIGLILAAVAVTMTICGLYVYYQSRNTDKQSVASQSPVNDTNAMAGMDHSMNSMNAELEMLKGDAFDEKFLSLMTEHHAGAVDMAGYVVSDAKHQELRRLGVAIKADQQKEIDQMRQWAKQWGYTFTEPSQQALDAMSAPLKGKKGDDLDKQFITDMSIHHSGALEMAQLALTNAKHVEIKDFANRIITAQTKEIIDMTDWAAAWNYSLEENSNNPHTPKN